CATGGTCGCGTCGGCGCTCACGGCGTTCGTCCTCGAACGTGTGGCCTACCGGCCACTGCGGCGACGCAATGCGCCCCGTCTGGTGTTCCTCATCACCGCGATCGGCGCTTCGTTCACGATCCAATACCTGATCTTCCTGATCCGGGGGGCGAACGCGGAGCCGGCGGTCGCCATGTTCGTCCCGACGCCGATCTTCGAGGTGTCCGGCACGATCGTGAACAGCCAGCAGATCGTCATCGTGGCCGCCTCCGCGATCCTGATGGCCGGAACCGATCTGTTCATCCGCCGCACCCGCATCGGCCGCGGTATCCATGCTGTGGCCCAGGACCCGGACACGGCGACCCTGATGGGCGTCAACAAAGAGAGGATCATCGTCATCACCTTCGTCACCGGCGGCATCCTCGCCGGCGCCGCCGCACTGTTCTTCGTGATGCTGGTCCCGTCTGGCGTGATCTACAACGGCGGGTTCGTCCTCGGCGTCAAGGCGTTCGCCGCCGCTGTCCTCGGCGGCATCGGCAACGTCCGCGGCGCCCTCCTGGGCGGTCTGCTGCTCGGTGTGATCGGCAATTACGGCCAGATCCTCCTCGGCGACTCGCAGTGGATCGATGTCGTCGCGTTCGTCGTCCTCGTCTTGGTGCTCCTGGTGAAGCCCACGGGCATCCTGGGCACCTCGCTCGGAAGGAGCCGCGCATGAGCCTGACCGAAAGCCTCGGAGTTCTGCCCGATGGCCGGCCGGACCGGGCGGGCGACGCCCCGAAACCGCGCCGCGCCGGGAGGAGGACGGGTCTGCTGCAACCGCTGCGCGACAGGTGGAACAGCCTGCCGCGCGCCGCGCAGTGGGCCTGGCTGCTCGTTGTGGTGGCGCTGGCGTATGCGCTGCCGTATCTGAATGTCTTCCCGCTCACGACCGAACCCGGCAACGATTGGCCGCTCGCGTGCTTCGCGATGGCGACCTACGCGCTCATCGCGGTCGGCCTGACCGTGGTGGTCGGCTACGCCGGTCTCCTCGACCTCGACTATGTCGCGTTCTTCGCGGTCGGATCGTACACCGCGGCGATGCTGACCAGCCCGGACTCGCCGTTCCTCAAGATCCCGTACCTGTGGACGATTCCGGTCGCGATGGCTGTCGCGATGATCTTCGGCGTGATCCTCGGTGTGCTGACGCTGCGGCTGCGCGGCGATTATCTGGCGATCGTCACGCTCGGCTTCGGTGAGATCGTGCGCATCCTCGCCACCATCATCCC
This genomic window from Leifsonia xyli subsp. cynodontis DSM 46306 contains:
- a CDS encoding branched-chain amino acid ABC transporter permease, giving the protein MHETFLFPPALGTSWIAFDVGALIQNFWSATFDGLTFGAIYGLIAVGYTLVYGVLNLINFAHSEVFIVGAYGVVITLTSLGFGPSAPTLGPVAIVGDLLLALLVGMVASALTAFVLERVAYRPLRRRNAPRLVFLITAIGASFTIQYLIFLIRGANAEPAVAMFVPTPIFEVSGTIVNSQQIVIVAASAILMAGTDLFIRRTRIGRGIHAVAQDPDTATLMGVNKERIIVITFVTGGILAGAAALFFVMLVPSGVIYNGGFVLGVKAFAAAVLGGIGNVRGALLGGLLLGVIGNYGQILLGDSQWIDVVAFVVLVLVLLVKPTGILGTSLGRSRA